A window of Kribbella sp. NBC_00382 genomic DNA:
GTGGCTGCGACGGTTGAAGCGATGGCGACCGAGATCCGGCGGCAGCAACCGGCGGTGGTGATCAACACGGTCGGGCCGTTCGGTACGACGGCAGTACCGATTGCTCAGGCCTGTCTGCCCGGCAGCCACTACGTCGACCTCGCCAACGACGTGGCGGCAGTGTCCACGCTGCTCGGGATGACCGAGGCGGCCGCGGCGGCCGGACGGAGCTTCGTGACGGGAGCGGGATTCGGCGTGACGGCGACCGAGACCGTCGTCGTCAGACTGTGTAAAGGCCGGCCGGCCCCGGCACACGTCAGGGTGGACATGGTGCCGTCCCTGGCGATCGAGGCTGGCCCCCTCGGCGAGGCGCTCGCGGCCAGCATCCTCGACGGGATCCCCGGTGTCGAAGAGGGAGGGCGCTTTCAGGGGCGCCGGTATGAGGGTGGGCGGCTCGTACCCGCGCGACTCGGTACCGGCGTACAAGCTCTCACGCTGCCCGACGGCTCAACCGTCACCACCGCGAGCATGCCCCTCGGCGAACTCCTCGCAGCCCAACGCGCCAGCGGAGCCCCATCGGTCGACGCAGCCTCCAGCGAAGCCCCGAGCTCGCCCATCGCCCGCGCCCTGATGCCGCTAGCCACCTCATTGCTCGCGATAGGCCCGATACGCCGCTTCGCCATCCGCCGCCTGGCCCAACTGAAACTCAAAGCCCGCGAACGCCCCCGCGAACACTCCTGGGGCCACGCCCGAGTCGAGTGGGCCGACGGCACGGTCCGCGAGGGCTGGCTACAAGTCGGCGACGCTCAGACCTACACCGGCGCAGTCCCTGCCGAAGTAGCCCGCCGCCTCCTCGCAAACGAGGCCAAACCCGGCGCCTACACCCCAGCAGCCCTCTTCGGTACGTCCCTAGCCGAATCCTGCGGCGGCAAGTACCTGTAACTGACTGTCGGTGGGGGCAGTTAGCTTCGCGGGTATGGGCACTTTGTGGAGTACGGCGTTGGCTTCAGTTGCTGAGAAGTTGAACGGCGGGCGGATCGAGTGGATGTTGCTCGGTAGTGCGGCGACGGCGTTGCGGGGTGTGGCGATCGTTCCTGGTGACATCGACATTGCGATTCTGACGGCTGATGATGTCATTCGCGCCGCTGGTGTTCTGCCGACGCCGGACGTGCTTGGAGCAGTTGAGTCCGGCGGATTTGTGCCGGCTGACTGGATCAGTACGGTGGCCGAGCCGGTACTTCAGTTTGCTCCGGCCGGTGAGCGGTGGACCTTTGGGCGGTGGTACGTCCAGGGGGTCAAGGTTGAGCTGGCGCATATCGATGCGCCCGCGGTGGCCGGCCTGATGGTCGAGACGCGCGCGCCACTGGTCTTTCAGGAGCGCGAGACTCTCCGCTGCCACGGACAGTCCATCCCGACCGTACCGATCGAGGTGCAGCTCGCGACGATGGTCGCTCGGCAGCAGGATGCCCGGATCGACGCGACCATCGCCGGCATCGACTCGGCGCTGCTCGATCTGCCACTCCTGCGCCGCGCGATTCGGGACAAGCAATCGGAGGTCCCCGGTTTGGCGGTTCCAGAGTCGGTGCAGAGCCTCGGCTTGAACTAGATGCCGAGAGCGGCGTGGTGGCTCTGTCCCTCGTCAGGAGGTGATGAACTCCTTGGCGAAGAGGCGGATTGTTTCGGGGTTGAGGGCGTCTTGGAAGCCGATGATCAGTTCGTCGACGCCGGTGGACTCGTAGACGGCGAGGCGTTGGCGGATGGTGTCGATCGTGCCGATCAGGCCGTAGGCGCCGAGGTCGCCGGGGAAGACCATGGGGGCCCAGGGTGGGACGGCGGCGCGGGCCTCTTCGTCGGTGTCGGCGATGATGCAGTACGACGTCGACGTCTTGGTGATCGAGCCGAAGTCCCGGCCCACGGTCTCGCAGTGCTTCGCGAGTACGTCGTACTTGCGGGCCACCTCGTCCGGCGGCTCCTGGACGTTGCACAGGTCGCCGTACTTCGCGACCAGCTTGAGGGTGACCTTCTCGCCGCCGCCGGCGATCATCACCGGGACGTGCGGGGTCTGGACCCCCACCGGCTGGTTGACGACGCCTGAGGTCCGGAAGTACTCGCCGGTGAAGGTCGTCGCGGGATCGGTCCACATCGAGTGCGCGATCCGCAGCGACTCCTCGAGCCGCTTCAGCCGTTCCGGCGCGCTCGGGAAGTCGTAGCCGAAGGCAACGTATTCGTCCTCGTACCATCCCGCGCCGATGCCGAACGTGAACCGCCCACCCGCGATCACGTCCAGCGTCGAGGCCATCTTGGCCAGCAGGGCGGGATTGCGGTAGCCGTTGCCGGTGACGAGCTGGCCGAGGCGGATCCGGGTCGTCTCCCGGGCCAGCGCCGACAGCGTCGTCCAGGCCTCGAAGACGTACGCGCCGGGCGGCCCGAACGGCATGAAGTGGTCCGGTGCCCAGATCGTCTCGAAGCCGCTCTCGTCCGCGGCGACGGCCAGCTCCCTGATCTTGTCGAAGGCGGCCATCGGGTCGGTGTAGCCGTGGAACTCCTGGGTGGTGCCGGTCGGGATGTACAGGCTGAGTTTCACCTGAGGTCCTCTCGAGGGAGTACGGATCGCGATCCCCGGTGGGAAGTCGCTCAGTGAGATAGACCTCCCGGCCGGCCGGAATGCATCGGTTACCGGGCCGCCGGTTGCGTGCGGGGAAAGCCGAACCGGGGCACGAGCTCCGGCTCGGCGAAGACGGTGAGCGCGCGGATGTGCTGCCGGTCGACCGTCAGTACGGCGATCGCGAACGCCGCGAAGTCGTCGTCGGTCGTCGGGCGGTAGTAGGCGGCGGCCGCGGGCTGCCCGTTCGCGATCGTCGGCAGCATCCGGTACAGCCCTGGCTCGGTCATCACGCGCCCCCGCAGATGGCCGACGCAGGTGACCTTGCCCTGGAACCAGACCTCCGACGGCACGAACTCCAGCCTCGCGTCGGACCGGAGCAGTTCGTTCATCGCCTCGACATCGGCGCGCTCGAAGGCGTCCATGTACCGGTTCAGGATCGCTCGCGCCTCGGGGGAGTCCGGCTCGACCACCTCATCGGTCGCCGGGGCGATGTCGTCGATCCTCGCCCGCGCCCGTTGCAGCGCGCTGCGGACCGCCGGTACCGACATCTCGAGCATCTCGGCGACCTCGGACGCCGGATACCCCAGGCTCTCGCGCAGGATGAGGACCGCACGCTGCCGCGGCGCCAGGTGTTGCAGGCTGGCCACGAGCGCGAGCCGCAGGCTCGAACGGGCCGCGACGACATCGGCCGGATCCTCGCCGCGGGCCGGCACCAGTACCGACTCGGGCAGCGGATCCAGCCAGAGTCTGTCCTCACTTGTGGGAGCCATCGGTACGTCGGGATCCTGCCCAGGCCCGAGTAGCCCGGACGGCAGCACGCGGCGCTGGCGCGACCCGAGGACGGTCAGGCACTGGTTGGTCGCGATCCGGTAGAGCCAGGTGCGCATCGAGGATCGCCCTTCGAACGACTCCTGTTTGCGCCAGGCCCGCAGCAGCGTCTCCTGCACGATGTCCTCGGCCTCGTGCAGTGAGCCGACCATCTTGTAGCAATGCGCGATCAGCTCCCGGCGGTACTGGTCGGTGTCCTCGAGGAACTGATCGCGGTCGTCGCTGGAGATCATGCGGCAGTGTCCTGAACGGTGTCGGAGGAAGCGGGCCGGTATGTGAGGCTGACCAGACCGGGGTCGTGGCCCGGGCCGGCCTGGACGAGTTCCCAGCGCCGGCTCTCGCCTCCCTCGCGGAACAGCGGCGTCCCGCCGGGTACTGAGACCGGCACCAGCGTGAGCGTCAGCTCGTCGACCAGCCCCGCGTCGACGAGTGTTTGCCCGAACTGTCCGTGCCCGTAGAACAGCAGGTCGTTGCTCTGCTTCAGCGTACGCACCGCATCGACGACATCGCCGGAGACGACCGTCGTGTTGTTCCACTCCGCCTCCCGCAAGGTCGACGAGAACACGTACTTCTTCGCCCGGTTGAGGGCGTCGGCGTACGGGCCGGTCGCGGCGGGCCATTGCCGGGCGAAGATCTCATACGTCCGCCGTCCCATCAGGAAGCCGTCGCTGCGTTGCAGTGTGGCCAGTGAGCGGATCGCGCTCCCTTCGCCGAAGTAGGGACCGGCCCACGTCAGCGGCTCGCCGATGACGCCGTTGAGTGACACGAGGACCGACTGCACCAGCCGGTGACTGCTGTTTTCCGTCATGACAGGTAGACCTGGTCCGTCGCCGAAATGAATCGGTCTAGACCTGTACAGGACCTCGTCTTGAAATAGTCGACGGCGAGATGTCGAGAGCGGCGTGGTGGCTCCGTCCCAGGGGTGAAGGCGGCCAATGGGGTCGCGCATCGTTCGTACGGAGGAAGAGGCATGCGCAAGCTTGTAGTGCAGCAGTGGGTGACTGTGGACAACATCGCGGCGGAGGAGGATGGCGGGCTCAGCTTTGTGTCGGGGGAGCCGTTTTCGGAGAAGACCGACCCGGCTTTCAAGGCGAGCATGATGGGCTTCGGTGACTCGGTGGACACGATGATTCTCGGCGCGAACACCTATCACCAGGCCAAGGATTACTGGCCGTACGCCGAGGAGCAGGGCGAGTGGGGCGAGAAGCTCAACAACTTCACCAAGTACGTCGCCTCGTCGACACTGGATGACGCTCCCTGGGGCGACTTCTCCGCGGCGACCGTGACGCGCGACCCGGTCACCACCATCCGGGAGCTCAAGGAGCAGGACGGCAAGGATCTCTGGCTGTGGGGGAGCCTGAAACTGATGCACTCCCTGCTGGCCGCCGGCGCCGTCGACGAAGTACGGATGCTGGTCTGCCCGGCCTCGCGCGGCAAGGGGACCCGCGTCTTCGAGGACTCGCAAGACCTGAACCTGGTCGAGGCCACCTCGTTCAAGAACGGCCTGGCCCTGGTCCGCTACGAGATCAAGAAGTAGCCCGGGTCAGGCGAAGTCGCCTTTGGTGATGCCGTCGGGGTGATCGGCCGGCCATTGGACGAGTTCGATGCGGTACCCGTCCGGGTCGGTGATCCAGCAGGTCCGCGGGCCGGGGTTCTCGACCGGCCCGGCCTCGATCCCCTTGGCGGCAAGATCGGCGCGGGTCGCGTCCAGGGACTCCACCTGGATCACCAGATGGTTGATACCCACGCCGGGACCGGTCGGACCGGACGCCGGGTCATAGACCAGCTCGATGGTCACGAAGTCGTCACCGAGCAGCTGGAGCATCGTCAGAGTCCCGTACGCCGTGCCCTCGACGGTCCCGACGACCTCATAGCCGACGGCGGTGTAGAACGCCAGCGACCGCTCCAACTCACTGACCCGCAACCCAAAGTGCAAGGTACGCATGACAAACACCGTAGTACTCCACCAGCGCACGGCAGCGCGGCCGACCTCATCCAGTACGCCGTCAGCCAGCTCGCGTCGCAGGTGTTCTGTGCCCGGAGCCGGTACTCGGCGGTGAGCAGCGGGCGCGTCTCGAGCAGCTCGCCCACCTGGTAGGCGGCCGCCTGCGCAACGCAGAGCACCGGTCCGCCCGGCGACATGGCGGAGTATCCCGAGCCAGAGGACCGGCCGGACAAGCCCACGCTTTCCCAGAGACACATGGCGAGCCGCTCAGTGGTCATCTCAAGTGGGCGACGTAGGAGCCCGCGTTCGGGGTGGGTGGGAGCTAGCCGCAGAGGGAGCGACGTAGGAGCGGACGTTGCGGCAGGCGTGGGGAGTACCCGGTCCGTGGGGACCGGGCCGTGTCGATGGGCGGGGGAACCTCGGGGCTGAGATGGTTGGGGGATGAGCGAGCAGGTTCCGGTGCAGACGTTTGTGGTCGGCATCGATCGGGGTGCGGTGTTGCAGCGGCGGGCTGTGGTCAGCAAGGTGCAGCGGCGGGGTGCCTGGGTGACTCTGGTGATCGGTGCTTTGGGCATCGTGCTGGCGCTCTACGCCTTGATCGCCTTCCAGGGAGCCGGCATGTGGCCGTTCTCGTTGTTGTTGATCGCGGCAATGGTTCCGCTGGTCGTGAGTACCTTGCTAGCGCTCAAGCTCGACAAGGAGCGTCAACGCTGGTTCGCCGCCAACGAGTTGCCGCCAGTAGCGATGCGCATGTCACCCAAAGCACTCGAGCTCGCCTGCGAAGGCGCGGCGTACCCAGTGATCCTGCCGTGGACCGCGGTCCAGGGGTTCAAACAGGTCAAGATCTTCGGCCAGTTCGTCCTCGAGCTAAAACTGGCGCCCGGGATCGGTGCGACGACGGCCGGCGTACGAGGCCTCGACCAGCCGGCTGTCCGGACCGTCATCAAGCCCAGCCCGCTCCTCAAACCGACCGGCCTGTACCTCGTGAAGTCCCTCGACCAACCGGTCCACGTGATCGACCAGGCCCTCAAGCACTTCTCAGGCGGCAAGGCCTCGGTCACGAGCTAGCAAGGCAGCGACCGGAAGGTATACCCGCGAGCGCTCAACACAGTCAAAGCCCGATCCAGCGCCGCGACCGTCTGAGTACGGGTCCCACCCCCGTCGTGCATCAGGATGATCGCCCCCGGCCGCGCCCCGCGCAGGATCTCGTGCTGGATCGCCGCCGCGCCCGGCTTCTCCCAGTCGTTGGTGTCGACGTCCCAGAGGATCTGCCGCTGGTGGTTCGCCGCCGCGACCGCCGCCACCGCCGCGTTCGTGTCGCGGTACGGAGGCCGGAAGCACTTCGACTTCACCCCGCTGAAGATCTCCTCGCGCACCCGCTTAGGGGTCAGATGCGTGAGCATCGGGTGGTCCCAGGTGTGGTTGCCGATGTGATGCCCCTGGCTGCGGGCCAGTTCGACCAGCTCCGGATGCGCCGCCGCCTCACGGCCGAGGACGAAGAACGTCGCCTTCGCGTGGTGCCGCGCCAGCACCCGCAGAACCTGAGGCGTGTACGTCACCTGCGGCCCGTCGTCGAACGTCAGGTACAGCACCTTGCCGTCGTTCGTCAGCGTCCAGTCGTCCGCCACCGCGGGCGTCGTCGTCCGCTGATTTTTCCGCCCCGTACTGCGATGTTTCGCGACCACCTTCGACGCCGTCGAAATCTTCAGCGGCGCGGGCCCGGCCGGTCCGGAGGCGACCAGGTGGTGTGCAGCGGCCGGCGGTGTGGCGGGAGTGGCCGCCTGAGCGAGGGCGGCACCGAACAGAATGGCGGCAATCAGAAAGAGTTTGCCGGGCGGCAAGGTCATTGAGGCATCCTCTCGTGTCGCGAGGGCCATCCCTGCACCACCCCCCGGCGTTTCGCACGTATCGTGCGTGTCGGGGCAGGCCCGGCCGGGCCCACAGGTACCGGCGGGGTGGTCCAGCAACAAGTCAGGCAGCAACGCACAGGCAGAACCCGACGACGCGTGAGGCGACAGTGATGACGGACAGCGACCAGACGACGGCCGGTACTGGGGCCGGCGGCCCGGAGTACCAGGCAGACGGAGCAGTGGACCGGAACATGGGCAGGCGAACGGTGATCGGTGGCGCCGCCGCGGTGCTGGCCGCTGCCGGTTTCCAGGCGGCCCCGGCGTACGCCGGAAAGCCGAAGGACCCGGAGGTGGTCCGGCTCACGATCATGGGCACCACCGACCTGCACGGCAACGTGTTCAACTGGGACTACTTCAAGAACGCCGAGTACGACGACGCGGCGCACAACGACATCGGCCTGGCCAAGATCGCGACCCTGGTGAAGGCCGTCCGGGCCCGGGTCAAGGCCACTCGGCACGCGCCCGACCCGCTGATGATCGACGCCGGCGACACGATCCAGGGCACTCCGCTGGCCTACTACTTCGCCAAGATCCAGCCCATCACCGGCGGTCACCGGCACCCGATGGCCGCGGCGATGAACGAGATCGAGTACGACGCCGCTGCGCTCGGTAACCACGAGTTCAACTACGGCCTCGACATCCTGCGCAAGTTCCAGAGCCAGCTGCACTTCCCGCTGCTCGGCGCGAACGCCCAGGACTGGACCACCGGCCTGCCGGTCTTCCCGCCGTACGTGCTGAAGAAGGTCCAGGTGCACGGCCAGGGCACGGTCACGGTCGGCATCCTCGGCCTGACCAACCCCGGCATCGCGATCTGGGACAAGGCCAACGTCGAGAACAAGATCAAGTTCGGCGGCATCGTCGAGCTCGCCAAGGAGTGGGTCCCGAAGGTCCGCGCGGCCGGTGCCGACGTGGTGATCGTCTCCGCGCACTCCGGGATGGACCTTTCGTCCTCGTACGGCGATGCGCTGCCGGTCCCCGAGAACGCCTCCGTCCTGATGGCCGAGACCGTCCCCGGCATCGACGCCGTCCTGGTCGGGCACGCGCACCTGGAGATCCCGCAGCGACTCGTCACGAACAAGGTCAGCGGCGAGCAGGTCGTCCTGACCGAGCCGCTCAAGTGGGGCATGCGGCTCTCGCTGATCGACCTCGACCTGCAGAAGGTCCGCGGCAAATGGAAGGTCCTCGGCCGGGCCAGCCAGGTCCTGAACGCGAACACGGTCGCGGCCGACGCGAAGGTCGTCCGGATCCTGCAGGAGGACCACGACAAGGTCGTCACCTACGTCAACTCCAAGGTCGGCACCTGCACCGAGGCGATGTCCGCCGCGACCGCGCCCTGGGAAGACACCGCCGCCCTGGACTTCGTCAACTTCATCCAGGCCGACGCCGTCAGCAAGGCCCTTGTCGGTACGCCGCAAGCCGCGTTGCCGGTCCTTGCGATCGCCGCTCCGTTCAACCGCGAGGCGTCGATCCCCGCCGGCGATGTCTCGATCCGCGACGTCGCCGGCCTCTACATCTTCGACAACACGCTGCTCGCGGTCACTATGACCGGCGCCCAGGTGAAGGACTACCTGGAGTTCTCGGCGCAGTACTTCAAGCAGGTCAGCGGCCCGGGCCCGTTCCCGGCCGACCAGGTCACCAACGCCGTGACGCCGACCGCTCCGGGCGGTACGCCGGACTACAACTACGACATCATGGGCGGCCTGACCAAGCCGATGGCGTACAAGATCGACATCGCCAAGGCGCCCGGCGCACGGATCACGGACCTCACGTACGACGGTACGCCGGTGGCCGCCGACCAGCAGTTCGTCGTTGCCGTCAACAACTACCGCCAGTCCGGCGGCGGCAACTTCCCGCACGTCAAGACCGCGCCGGTCGTCTACAACCGGCAGGTCGAGATCCGCCAGCTGATGATCGACTACGTCATCGCCACCGGCGAGGTGAACCCCAACACCTTCCACACCACCGACTGGTCACTGACCTCCAACGGCGCACCGATCGTGGTCAACGGCTGATCATCGGTGCGCCGAGTGAACTGATCAGCGCGCCCAGGACGAGCAGGGCGTAGGCGAGTAGGACGCCCACCAGCAGTGCGGCGCCGACCACCCCGAGGGTGTCGTTGGTCGCGCTGCTGGTGGCGTGGGTTATAGCGAGGGTGGTGTTCATCAGGCTGCCTTTGCGGGGGTGCTGTGCCAGTCCGGGTGGCCTGGCATGGGTGGGGTGGTCTTGCCGTAGATCCAGGCACAGAAGTACTGCGTGAGGTCGCGTCCACTGACCTCGTTGGCCGTGTCGATGTAGTCCTGGGTGCCGGCGCTGCGGTCGCGGTACCGGTCGAAGAACGTCTGCTCGATCCGCCGGAAGGTCTGCTCGCCGACGATGCTGTTGAGCCCGGTGAGCATCAGCTGTCCCGGTACGTCGGTGTCGAACAGGACCGCGAGTTGGCTGTTCAAGCGGCCCATCGGACCGGAGTCGTGGCGGGACTGTTGGTCGGTCTCGTACAGGTCTTTGAGCTCTGCGTTGAGGTTAGTGAAGCCGCGGGACGCGTCGTATTTGCGTTCGTAGTACCGGGCATGGCCTTCGCTGATCCACATGTCGTCCCAGCTCCGGACGGAGACCGCGTCACCGAAGTACTGGTGGGTCAGCTCGTGGACCAGCGTGCCCGCTTCGTCCTTGGCGGGCAGGGAAAGTGGGAGGCCGAAGGTGGACAGGCCGGCCGTTTCGAGCGCGACGCCGTCGTACGGGCTCGTGAGGCCGAGGACGCCGTACTGCTCATACGGGAACGGCCGGCCGATCTGCTTCTCCAGCCAGGCGAGCTGTTGCGGCGTCTCGATGGCGTTGGCTTGCATCGCGTCGGTGTAGGACTTGCCTTGGAATTTAGCGAGACCTAAGTAGCTACGGATAGGCAGGCCGTGCGGTCCGGTCTGCTTGATCTCACGGAACTTGCCGACCGCGATCGCGACCACGTCGGTCTTGATCGGGTGTGCGGTTTTGTAGACCCAGGTGGTGGTCTGGCCGTGCTTGTACTTCGCTGTGCGGCGGCCGCTGGCGATCCCGGTGCGGTCGTTCGGGGTGGTGATGCGGATCGTGTACTGCGCCTTGTCGCTCGGATGATCGTTGGACGGGAACACCACGTGGGCACGGTTTGGCTGACCCATCACGCCGAATCCGTCCGGCGTCTCGTTCCAGACGGTGAACGGGTTGGGCACTCCCGGAGGAAGGTTGAGCCCCGGTGGTACCGGATTCTGCGAGCGGTCGGCGGTGTAGACGACGCGGACGGTGAACGGCAGGTGCTTGTACAGGGTGCTTCTTGGGGTGATCGAGAGCTTCTCGCCAACCAGCCTGTACTCCGCCGGCCGCCCGTTGACCGTCACGGCCTCGATCCGCTGCCCAGCCGAGTCGACACTGAACCGGGTCAACGACTGGGTGGCGACCGCCCGCATCGTCACCACACCCGGCATCTTGGTGGTACCGACCTCGTAGCCAAGACTCACGTCATAACTCTGCGCGTCATACCCACCGTTGCCGAGCCCTGGGAACAGCCGATCCCCGAGATCCCCCGCACCGGGTGCCGCCGCAGCCTGCGCGGAGACGACCCCAACCGGCACCAACAGAACAGTTGCTGCCAGCAAACTCCCGGCCCGCGTCATCATTTTCGTTGCCATAGGCCCAGACTGCCGCCCGGCCGACCCACTCCACATCCACCGAAAACAGCAACCTCCGTACTACTAAAGTGCTAGACGCCTGAGCCGGAAGTTCCCCCACGCGCTCTCCACGCCTGCTGCTGCGTCGCGCGGTGCGACCACGATCCCGGTCAGCGGCTCGGGTGGGGTGGAGGTGATGGGGTGTTCGGCGCGCTCGCCTACGCCGGGTCCAGGTCTCGCGATTGCGATGGCGCCCTTGGCCACACGGTGGGCGGGGCCGTTAGGTGGAAACTACTTGTCGCTGGGTGCAAGTTAGTTACCGCTCAGACGTCATGACCCCCGCAGGCGGCACCACCAACCACCTTCGCTCAAGTCGATGACCGGCCCGAACCGTGGTCGCAGTCGCGTGGGGGAATACCTGCTGGAGGCACGCGACCCTACCTGAGGTCTTGACCGGGGGAGAGAGCAAGTGATTTAGTCACTTTGTGACTAACTCAACGGTGGCGCCCAGCCTGTCGGACCGGTTGACCGAGGCGATCCTCGGCATCATCCGGGACGCCGACCTGGGGCCGGGCGATGCGATCCCGTCGGCCCGCGAGCTGGCGAAGCGGTTCGAGATCACCACCCCGACCATCCGCGAGGCACTCCGCAAACTGGAGGCCACCGGAGCCGTCGAGTTCCGCCACGGCTCCGGCACGTACGTCGGTCCGACCATCAACAACGTCGTCCTCGCCAACCCGCACCGCCCGCCGATCACCAAGGAATCAGTCCTTCAACTAATAGGCGCCCGCCTCCTGCTGGAGCCCGCAGTAGCCGCCCAAGCGGCCAACGTCCAGGCAACCGCCGCGCTCGCGCCTAGCGGCGCGAGCGCGGCGGGAGAACGTGCGGGAGCCGAAGGCGGTGTGGGCGCGCATCCAACCGCAGCCCCGGCTGCGGCGCCCGCTCCCTCCACCGGTTCCGGCGGAGCCGGGAGCGGCGGACGGTCTCTGGAGAAGCTGGAGGCGGCGGTCACCAATGCGTTGACGCCTCCGGGTGGGCCGGCGTTTGCGCTGAATTTTCATGTCGAGTTGGCCGCCGCGAGTGGTAATCCGGTGGTCGAAGAGCTGATCGGGAGCCTCCTCAAAGTGCGTCTCCGCGAGCAGCAGCAGATCAGGCAGCTGTACGACAACCGTAAGCGTGACTACGAGGAGCACCGGGCGATTTTCGAAGCCGTCCAGGCCGGCGACGCCGCCGCGGCCGAGCAGCTCACGCGCGAGCACCTTGACCACATCCGTACCGCCATTGAGGCCGCCACCTTCCCGGAGTTGCCGTGAGCAACAAGCTTGCGGAGATGACGACTGACCAGGCGCGCGACGCCGTCCGGCTGGCGCCGTTGGTGATCATTCCGGTGGGTGCCCAGGAGCAGCACGGCGGTGGGATGGCGATGTCGACCGACACCGTACGAGCGGAAGGCCTCGCCGATCTCGTGGCCGAACGCCTCGACGGTCGCGCGGTCATCGCGCCACCGCTCAACTACGGCGTATCCCCACACCACATGGCCTTCGCCGGTACCGTGACGTTGTCCCCGGCAACCTTCCAGTCCGTACTCCGTGACCTCATCGCCAGCCTCCAACAACACGGTTGGCGCCAGTTCCTGGTGATCACCGGCCACGGCGGCAACAACGCCGCGCTGTCGGTTCTGGCCCAGGAGTACCTCCTGCAACCCGACCTCACCTTCGCGTGGACACCCATCACGCCGCTGGTCTCCGACCTCATCGCGGGCATGGA
This region includes:
- a CDS encoding creatininase family protein, with the translated sequence MTTDQARDAVRLAPLVIIPVGAQEQHGGGMAMSTDTVRAEGLADLVAERLDGRAVIAPPLNYGVSPHHMAFAGTVTLSPATFQSVLRDLIASLQQHGWRQFLVITGHGGNNAALSVLAQEYLLQPDLTFAWTPITPLVSDLIAGMEVSQVHGHAGEAETAQMLYLAPELVQPELLEPGATQLDELPPKARLSRQAQGPRLSVGFDVYHKRGVLGDPRRATAEDGRLLVETAADRIAAFAEELLSA